A region of Maniola jurtina chromosome 7, ilManJurt1.1, whole genome shotgun sequence DNA encodes the following proteins:
- the LOC123866870 gene encoding calreticulin, which produces MKSLALILVSLLALYSVNCDVYFEEKFPDDSWESKWIYSEHPGKEFGKFKLSAGKFYNDPEEDKGLQTSEDARFYALSRKFKPFSNEGKDLVIQFTVKHEQDIDCGGGYIKVFDCKLDQKDMHGESPYEIMFGPDICGPGTKKVHVIFSYKGKNHLIKKEIRCKDDVYTHLYTLVVKPDNKYEVLIDNEKVEDGNLEDDWDFLPPKKIKDPEAKKPEDWDDRPTIPDPDDTKPEDWDKPEHIPDPDAAKPEDWDDEMDGEWEPPMIDNPEFKGVWHPKQIDNPAYKGAWVHPEIDNPEYTEDKNLYLRKEICAVGLDLWQVKSGTIFDNFLFTDDLEVAKARGEELKKTLEGEKKMKAEQDEAEREKEKAEKPEDDEDDEDLDDEAIPEGEAGPVEEHDEL; this is translated from the exons ATGAAATCGCTAGCTTTAATTCTAGTCAGCTTGCTGGCTCTATATTCAGTAAATTGTGATGtatattttgaagaaaaattCCCTGACG ATTCATGGGAATCCAAATGGATCTATAGTGAGCACCCCGGAAAAGAGTTCGGCAAGTTCAAATTGAGTGCTGGTAAATTCTACAATGACCCAGAGGAAGATAAAG GTCTTCAAACCTCAGAGGATGCGAGGTTCTACGCCCTCTCACGTAAATTCAAGCCCTTCTCGAACGAAGGCAAAGACCTAGTAATCCAGTTCACAGTTAAGCATGAACAAGATATTGACTGCGGAGGTGGCTACATAAAGGTGTTTGACTGCAAACTGGATCAAAAAGACATGCACGGAGAGAGTCCATATGAGATCATGTTTGGTCCGGATATCTGCGGTCCTGGTACTAAAAAG GTGCACGTAATCTTCAGCTACAAGGGCAAGAACCACCTCATCAAGAAGGAGATCCGCTGTAAGGACGATGTATACACACATTTATACACCCTGGTGGTGAAGCCTGACAACAAGTATGAAGTGCTCATTGATAACGAGAAGGTTGAGGATGGAAACCTTGAAGATGACTGGGACTTCCTGCCACCCAAGAAGATCAAG GACCCAGAAGCCAAGAAGCCAGAGGACTGGGACGATCGCCCCACCATTCCCGACCCTGACGACACCAAACCCGAGGACTGGGACAAACCTGAACACATCCCCGACCCTGATGCTGCCAAACCTGAAGATTGGGATGATGAGATGGACGGCGAGTGGGAACCACCCATGATTGACAACCCTGAATTCAAGGGTGTCTGGCATCCTAAGCAG atcgACAACCCAGCATACAAAGGCGCGTGGGTCCACCCAGAAATTGACAACCCAGAATATACAGAGGACAAGAATCTCTACCTACGCAAGGAAATCTGCGCAGTCGGCCTTGATCTGTGGCAGGTCAAATCTGGAACCATCTTCGACAATTTCCTATTCACTGATGATTTAGAAGTGGCGAAAGCGCGCGGAGAAGAATTAAAGAAGACACTAGAAGGAGAGAAGAAGATGAAGGCGGAACAGGATGAGGCGGAGAGAGAAAAGGAGAAGGCGGAGAAACCGGaggatgatgaagatgatgaggATCTGGATGATGAGGCGATTCCTGAGGGAGAGGCTGGCCCTGTg GAGGAGCACGACGAGCTGTAA